The Thalassotalea psychrophila genome window below encodes:
- a CDS encoding 2OG-Fe(II) oxygenase, whose protein sequence is MNDLQQLKNQATSGDSNAQLLLSKYYLTNNQHDKFNELFTPLLKQGFPPALLTKVDLLFQQSPNQAISFLLELAKFDVPNANYKLAMLLYFHPELTLDFSVFLKRSCRLNEIPGIIAACSLYYQLGHYKQAEALLTQYQHIPQVGELLDAMQITDNNSIVDVNFSDIKRPKPQQYNVNDIALEINLFYIDNFLTKLECEWLKIRSKSQLTPAYVVDGKSGEMILDNARSSQYSQLFPSLNDWVLLDIEQRISTLVNLPITHGEVSNVLYYQKSEEYKPHYDFFHPNDAGSNMAMKDGGQRIKTAICYLEESKEGGETSFPRLSKQIEGKKGRVVVFSNTDINSNPLPLSLHQGKPVKVGNKWILTKWYREKETSYKYNLIKLNL, encoded by the coding sequence ATGAATGACCTACAACAGCTAAAAAATCAGGCAACAAGCGGAGATAGTAATGCACAATTACTTTTAAGTAAGTATTATCTGACAAATAACCAGCATGATAAGTTTAATGAGTTATTCACCCCATTATTAAAGCAGGGCTTTCCCCCCGCTTTATTAACTAAAGTTGATTTGTTATTTCAACAGTCTCCTAATCAAGCTATAAGTTTTCTTCTAGAGCTGGCTAAATTTGATGTGCCTAATGCAAATTATAAATTAGCCATGTTGTTATATTTCCATCCTGAATTGACATTAGATTTTTCAGTTTTTCTAAAGAGGTCTTGCCGGTTAAATGAGATACCAGGAATAATTGCTGCCTGCAGTTTGTATTATCAACTGGGTCACTATAAGCAGGCAGAAGCATTATTAACTCAATATCAGCACATCCCTCAAGTAGGTGAACTACTCGATGCTATGCAAATAACTGATAATAACTCAATCGTTGATGTCAATTTTTCAGACATTAAAAGGCCTAAACCCCAACAGTATAATGTTAATGATATTGCTCTTGAAATCAATCTATTTTACATTGATAATTTTTTAACAAAACTTGAATGTGAGTGGTTAAAGATACGCTCAAAAAGCCAACTAACCCCAGCATATGTTGTTGATGGTAAAAGCGGTGAAATGATCTTAGATAATGCAAGAAGTAGTCAATACAGCCAATTATTTCCAAGTCTAAATGACTGGGTTTTGTTAGATATTGAACAGAGAATTTCTACTCTGGTGAATTTACCTATAACCCACGGTGAAGTTAGCAATGTGCTTTATTATCAAAAATCAGAGGAATATAAACCTCACTATGATTTTTTCCATCCAAACGATGCTGGCTCAAATATGGCGATGAAAGATGGAGGGCAAAGAATTAAAACGGCTATTTGTTACCTTGAAGAAAGTAAAGAGGGTGGAGAAACGAGCTTTCCTAGATTATCCAAACAAATAGAAGGCAAGAAAGGCCGTGTAGTTGTATTTAGTAATACGGATATTAATTCAAATCCACTACCATTATCTTTACACCAAGGAAAGCCAGTTAAAGTAGGAAATAAATGGATACTTACTAAATGGTATAGAGAAAAAGAAACGAGTTATAAATATAACTTAATTAAACTTAACCTTTGA
- the plsX gene encoding phosphate acyltransferase PlsX, with amino-acid sequence MGGDLGPLITIPSAKMAIEHVPSLKLILCGDESVIRTHLKEHNFLDHPRISIVHASEQIAMDEKPSVALRTKKDSSMRRALDLVHTGDADACVSAGNTGALLAIAHYVLKMLPGVERPALVSHLPITDSASHAFMLDLGANVFCDSDTLFQFAMMGSVMAEEVDSIESPRVALLNMGEEVIKGSDHIKQTAALLSKTPEINYVGFIEGNDIFTGKADVIVCDGFVGNIALKTCEGVGKLVMGKVMKIINESKFTRLLGFLLNPTLKKIVKRLNPDQYNGASLIGLRGIVVKSHGNATSSAFFNAILEAVKEVERQVPEKIKNKLEVSLLKRS; translated from the coding sequence ATGGGGGGCGATTTAGGCCCCCTTATAACAATTCCCTCTGCAAAAATGGCAATTGAACATGTGCCATCTCTTAAGCTCATCCTCTGTGGTGACGAAAGCGTTATTCGCACGCATTTAAAAGAACATAACTTCCTTGACCATCCGCGTATATCAATAGTGCATGCTAGTGAGCAAATTGCTATGGATGAAAAACCAAGTGTAGCCCTTAGAACTAAAAAAGACTCTTCAATGCGTCGAGCATTAGATTTGGTTCACACAGGAGATGCCGATGCTTGTGTAAGTGCTGGTAACACAGGAGCACTACTTGCTATTGCTCATTATGTGTTAAAAATGCTTCCTGGTGTTGAGCGTCCCGCTCTAGTTTCTCATTTACCTATTACTGATTCCGCTTCCCATGCATTTATGCTGGACTTAGGCGCTAATGTGTTTTGCGATTCTGATACCTTATTTCAGTTTGCGATGATGGGGTCGGTGATGGCCGAAGAGGTTGATTCAATTGAATCACCAAGAGTAGCTTTGCTAAACATGGGCGAAGAAGTCATCAAAGGCAGTGATCATATAAAACAAACCGCGGCTTTATTAAGTAAGACTCCAGAAATAAACTATGTAGGGTTTATTGAAGGCAATGATATATTTACCGGCAAAGCCGATGTCATTGTTTGTGATGGTTTTGTTGGTAATATTGCTCTAAAAACGTGCGAAGGTGTAGGCAAGTTGGTGATGGGGAAGGTGATGAAAATCATTAATGAGAGCAAATTTACCAGACTTTTAGGTTTTTTGCTTAACCCAACATTAAAAAAAATCGTAAAACGACTGAACCCCGACCAGTATAACGGGGCAAGTCTGATAGGATTACGCGGTATTGTGGTGAAAAGTCATGGCAATGCCACCAGTTCAGCTTTTTTTAACGCGATACTCGAAGCCGTTAAAGAAGTTGAAAGACAAGTTCCTGAAAAAATTAAAAATAAACTGGAAGTCAGTTTACTTAAAAGGTCTTAA
- a CDS encoding beta-ketoacyl-ACP synthase III yields MNSKIVGTGSYLPEKTLTNADLEKIIETSDQWITERTGIKSRHIADKNETVADMGTEAALKALEMAGLKATDLDMIILGTTSFFESNIPGGAVHVQRMLGVPNIPAFDIAAACSGFIFSLSIADQYIKAGNAKRILVIGADMLSHMVAPDDRTTMILFGDAAGAVILEATDEQDTGIISTHLHSEGNYVDLLHCPTPKRGEADTVDTSYIHMKGNEVFKIAVTKLSEIVKETLEHNNIDKSEIDWLVPHQANLRIIAATAKKLDMPMERVVVTLDQHGNTSAGSVPTALDFAVRDGRIQRGQTLLLEAFGSGFTWGSALIKF; encoded by the coding sequence ATGAATTCAAAAATTGTTGGTACTGGTAGTTATTTACCAGAGAAAACATTGACCAATGCCGATTTAGAAAAAATTATTGAAACTTCTGATCAATGGATCACTGAACGTACTGGTATTAAATCTCGCCATATTGCCGATAAAAACGAAACCGTTGCAGATATGGGCACAGAAGCCGCTCTGAAAGCACTAGAAATGGCTGGTCTTAAGGCAACAGACTTAGACATGATCATTTTGGGCACAACCAGCTTTTTTGAATCAAATATCCCTGGTGGTGCAGTTCATGTACAAAGAATGCTTGGAGTGCCAAATATCCCCGCTTTTGATATTGCCGCAGCATGTTCTGGGTTTATTTTTAGTTTATCTATTGCAGATCAATATATTAAAGCCGGCAATGCAAAACGTATTCTTGTTATTGGTGCAGATATGTTGTCCCATATGGTTGCTCCAGATGACCGTACCACTATGATCCTTTTTGGTGATGCAGCCGGCGCTGTTATATTAGAAGCAACAGATGAACAAGATACTGGTATTATTTCGACACACTTACACAGTGAAGGTAATTATGTTGATTTATTACATTGTCCGACGCCAAAACGAGGCGAAGCTGACACTGTTGACACTTCTTATATCCACATGAAAGGCAACGAAGTATTTAAAATTGCGGTAACTAAGTTAAGTGAGATCGTTAAAGAAACACTTGAACATAATAATATTGATAAATCTGAAATTGATTGGTTAGTTCCACATCAAGCAAATTTACGTATTATTGCCGCAACAGCTAAAAAGTTAGATATGCCGATGGAACGAGTAGTAGTAACACTCGATCAACACGGTAATACGTCTGCTGGATCTGTACCAACAGCACTAGATTTTGCGGTACGCGATGGCCGTATCCAACGTGGTCAGACATTATTATTAGAAGCCTTTGGTAGTGGTTTTACCTGGGGCTCAGCACTAATTAAGTTTTAA
- a CDS encoding Maf family protein — MTQLVLGSTSIFRKALLEKFNLSFECAKPNIDETALENETPENLVARLAEEKAKEVSKEYPEGLIIGSDQVAICDGNILGKPHTFKNGVKQLTSFSGKTVTFLTGLCLYNAKTDNTQVVVEPFYVSFRELTITEISSYLHAEQPYNCAGSFKSEGLGICLFESLKGDDPNTLIGLPLIRLHQLLKNEGFDVLDKQVFPTKL, encoded by the coding sequence ATGACGCAACTTGTACTTGGTTCTACTTCTATTTTTCGCAAGGCGCTATTAGAGAAATTCAATTTATCGTTCGAATGCGCTAAACCGAATATTGATGAAACAGCATTAGAAAATGAAACGCCAGAAAATTTAGTTGCTAGATTAGCTGAAGAAAAAGCAAAAGAAGTTAGTAAAGAGTACCCTGAAGGTTTAATAATTGGCTCTGATCAAGTGGCTATCTGTGATGGAAATATTTTAGGTAAACCGCATACATTTAAAAATGGCGTTAAGCAACTAACTTCATTTAGCGGTAAAACAGTCACGTTTTTAACCGGCCTTTGTTTATATAATGCTAAAACGGATAATACCCAAGTAGTTGTTGAGCCGTTTTATGTTAGCTTTAGAGAATTGACTATTACTGAAATCAGTAGTTATCTGCACGCTGAACAACCTTATAACTGTGCTGGCAGTTTTAAAAGCGAAGGCTTGGGCATTTGTTTATTCGAAAGCTTAAAAGGTGACGATCCTAATACGTTGATTGGTTTACCGCTAATTCGATTACATCAACTGCTTAAAAATGAAGGTTTTGATGTATTAGATAAGCAAGTGTTCCCCACAAAGTTATAA
- a CDS encoding ComEA family DNA-binding protein: MKKLTTSLLAAALILTPALNTAYANDEPVVTEQRVSTTINVNTASAEQLSELKGIGLKKAQSIIDYRKMHGPFANIADLMNVKGIGVKFIEKNSKYLAI; encoded by the coding sequence ATGAAAAAGTTAACTACCTCACTATTGGCTGCCGCCTTAATTTTAACTCCTGCTTTAAATACAGCTTATGCTAACGATGAACCTGTTGTCACAGAGCAACGAGTGTCAACGACCATCAACGTCAATACAGCATCTGCGGAACAGCTTTCTGAGCTAAAAGGTATAGGGCTTAAAAAGGCTCAATCGATTATAGATTATAGAAAGATGCATGGACCATTTGCCAACATTGCTGATCTAATGAACGTAAAGGGGATAGGGGTGAAGTTCATTGAAAAAAATAGTAAGTATTTAGCTATTTAA
- the yceD gene encoding 23S rRNA accumulation protein YceD gives MKNLKLPITIDPFKSSQRRLECNGYFELIGLERLLAVSDKACEQVNVKVNFDVDEQGLTLLSGEASTQVSLTCQRCNEPFVQDLNVNFTYCPVKNEEGAELLPSHYDVVVVDENGEVNLRELVEDELIINIPLVPKHDLKDCNAKADTSWGRLPDTLEKPNPFDVLKNLK, from the coding sequence ATGAAGAATCTTAAGCTTCCAATAACAATTGATCCGTTTAAAAGTTCTCAGCGCAGGCTCGAGTGCAACGGCTATTTTGAATTAATTGGTTTAGAAAGATTGCTCGCAGTGTCTGATAAGGCTTGTGAGCAAGTAAATGTTAAAGTAAACTTTGATGTTGATGAGCAAGGCTTAACACTGTTAAGCGGCGAAGCATCAACTCAGGTGAGTTTGACATGCCAGCGTTGTAATGAACCATTTGTACAAGACTTAAATGTGAATTTCACATATTGTCCTGTAAAAAACGAAGAGGGAGCTGAGCTCTTACCTTCACATTATGATGTTGTAGTAGTAGATGAAAATGGTGAAGTAAATTTACGCGAATTAGTGGAAGATGAGTTAATCATTAATATTCCATTAGTACCGAAACATGACCTTAAGGATTGTAATGCTAAAGCAGACACTTCTTGGGGTAGGTTACCGGATACGCTTGAGAAACCGAATCCATTTGATGTTTTAAAAAACCTCAAGTAA
- the rpmF gene encoding 50S ribosomal protein L32 gives MAVQKSKKSRSRRGMRRSHDAITPENLSVDPVSGETHRRHHVTADGFYKGVKVIAK, from the coding sequence ATGGCCGTACAAAAGAGTAAGAAATCTCGTTCAAGACGTGGCATGCGTCGTTCACACGATGCAATCACACCAGAAAACTTATCAGTTGATCCAGTTTCTGGCGAAACCCATCGTCGTCACCACGTAACAGCTGATGGCTTTTACAAAGGTGTCAAAGTTATCGCTAAATAA
- the rluC gene encoding 23S rRNA pseudouridine(955/2504/2580) synthase RluC, translated as MKPQTPNSPNSAPKNTAENEDRPKVRFVTIDEESDGQRIDNFLLKTLKGVPKSMIYRLLRKGEVRVNKKRKKPEYKLQIEDVIRIAPIRVSEESNPVSTQLKKVSSLENHILFEDDCLIVINKPTGMAVHGGSGLSFGLIEALRALRPEARMLELVHRLDRDTSGCLMIAKKRSTLRALHEQLREKSVQKFYHALVKGHWSTKLTRATQGLRKNDLKSGERVVVVDNINGKESETRFKVLKHYEGATLVRAFPVTGRTHQIRVHCKVSGHPIACDDKYGSEGFSAQMNKQGLKRLFLHAASLEFTHPKSGERVKFEAPYDNALTAILKKQTFKTY; from the coding sequence ATGAAACCACAAACACCAAATTCACCGAATTCAGCACCGAAAAACACCGCTGAAAACGAAGACAGACCAAAAGTAAGGTTTGTAACTATTGACGAAGAATCTGACGGTCAACGTATTGATAACTTTTTGTTGAAAACCCTAAAAGGTGTGCCAAAAAGTATGATTTATCGCTTGTTAAGAAAAGGCGAGGTCAGAGTTAATAAAAAGCGTAAAAAACCTGAATATAAGCTGCAAATTGAAGATGTTATTCGTATTGCACCTATTCGCGTATCTGAAGAGTCCAATCCTGTATCTACACAGTTGAAAAAAGTATCATCGCTTGAAAATCATATTTTATTTGAAGATGATTGTTTAATTGTAATCAATAAACCTACTGGCATGGCGGTTCATGGTGGTAGTGGTTTAAGTTTTGGTTTAATTGAAGCATTAAGAGCATTAAGACCTGAAGCTAGAATGTTAGAACTAGTGCATCGCTTAGATAGAGATACTTCTGGATGTTTAATGATCGCTAAAAAGCGTTCAACGTTACGAGCGCTGCATGAACAGCTTCGAGAAAAAAGTGTACAGAAGTTTTATCATGCTTTGGTAAAAGGGCATTGGTCAACAAAGTTAACTCGAGCTACGCAAGGTTTAAGAAAGAATGATCTTAAGTCGGGCGAAAGGGTTGTTGTTGTTGATAACATCAATGGGAAAGAGTCCGAAACACGGTTTAAAGTGTTAAAACATTATGAGGGCGCCACGTTAGTGAGAGCGTTTCCTGTAACTGGAAGGACTCACCAAATACGCGTGCATTGTAAAGTGAGTGGTCATCCAATTGCGTGTGATGATAAATATGGATCAGAAGGTTTTAGTGCACAAATGAACAAGCAAGGGTTAAAGCGTTTGTTCTTACATGCAGCAAGTTTAGAGTTTACCCACCCTAAATCTGGCGAACGAGTTAAGTTTGAAGCGCCTTATGATAATGCCTTAACTGCTATATTGAAAAAGCAGACCTTTAAAACTTATTAA
- the rne gene encoding ribonuclease E, whose product MKRMLINATQSEEFRVALVDGQNLYDLDIESPGHEQKKSNIYKGTITRVEPSLEAAFVDYGADRHGFLPMKEIARSYFPQGYSFQGRPNIKDVLREGQEVTVQIDKEERGQKGAALTTFISLAGSYLVLMPNNPRAGGISRRIEGDERTELKNSLSKLDLPKGMGLIVRTAGVGKAYDELAWDLNVLLKHWAAISEAAASRPAPFLIHQESNVILRAIRDYLRRDIGEIVIDRPKIFDSVKQHIQLVRPDFLSKVKLYKGDVPLFTHYQIESQIETAFQREVRLPSGGSIVIDPTEALTSIDINSARATKGSDIEETAFNTNLEAAEEVARQLRLRDLGGLVVIDFIDMTPVRHQREVENRMRDAVRPDRARIQLSRISKFGLLEMSRQRLRPSIGETSQGVCPRCSGTGNVRGVESLALSILRLMEEEAIKDKTSQVHAQVPVPVATYLLNEKRNAVGHIEKSHDVKVLILANTDMDTPQYEVVRVRDDETMAEASYEMKLNTTAPEEAVMPKFQKEVVKRDEPVLQGMSAPSKPSPANVPAKTSHKKVEKQASAGLIAGIVAFFKSLFATEVKAPEKKPAQGNRKPHDNRERRNRKPRNQQRRGKGQDREREQNDNRNQKDNRNVKDRDQKAAQPKKQQPKKQQASQNDKQADKPKEAKVAERRQRRNTRKKVRVQDQNEQATNQQTEAPKQAANKANVKAEPVEQNVVTNDVQIDAVNDENQGKEQRVRNRRSPRHLRSHGQRRRKEKLESTEAEIENTIVDERTTEDPVVARYPSVTEEVQTTLDLETPADFVEQPVVVNEEVVTAEDENKTDEQQQDLPLTEEVKAEKVVAEEVVAEKVVAEEVVAEEVKAEEVKTEEVKTEEVKAEEVKAEEVKAEEVKAEEVKAEEVKAEEVVAEEVKAEEVKAEEVKAEEVKADEVKADEVVAEEVKADEVVAEPVKKKAAKPKAKTTKAKAKAKPAAKSAKGKAHAAMAKPAPVEVGEQVIPTSALSSAERTQVTRSEKAAATAFASSKSSAGPTKPGAQ is encoded by the coding sequence ATGAAACGCATGTTAATCAATGCTACACAATCGGAAGAATTCCGCGTAGCTCTTGTTGACGGTCAGAACTTATACGATTTAGATATCGAAAGCCCTGGTCACGAACAAAAAAAATCTAACATCTACAAAGGGACTATTACCCGTGTAGAGCCATCTTTAGAAGCCGCTTTTGTAGACTATGGTGCAGATCGCCATGGTTTCTTACCAATGAAAGAAATTGCTCGTAGTTATTTTCCACAAGGTTATAGCTTTCAAGGCCGTCCAAACATAAAAGATGTTTTACGTGAAGGCCAAGAAGTAACCGTTCAAATTGATAAAGAAGAACGAGGCCAAAAAGGCGCCGCTCTAACTACTTTTATTTCTTTAGCAGGTAGTTACTTAGTTTTAATGCCTAATAACCCAAGAGCTGGCGGTATCTCTCGTCGTATCGAAGGTGATGAGCGTACAGAGCTGAAAAACTCATTAAGTAAATTAGACTTACCCAAAGGTATGGGCTTAATTGTTCGTACTGCCGGTGTTGGTAAAGCTTATGATGAACTTGCCTGGGATTTAAACGTTCTACTTAAACATTGGGCTGCTATTTCAGAAGCTGCGGCTTCTCGTCCTGCACCATTTTTAATTCATCAGGAATCGAATGTAATTTTACGTGCGATTCGCGATTATCTACGTCGTGATATTGGTGAGATTGTTATTGACCGTCCGAAAATTTTCGACAGTGTTAAGCAACATATCCAATTAGTACGTCCTGACTTTTTAAGTAAAGTGAAGCTATATAAAGGTGACGTGCCTTTATTTACTCATTATCAAATTGAGTCACAAATTGAAACTGCATTCCAACGTGAAGTGCGTTTACCATCTGGTGGTTCTATTGTAATTGATCCAACAGAAGCATTAACCTCAATTGATATCAACTCTGCTCGTGCAACAAAGGGTAGTGATATTGAAGAAACAGCCTTTAATACCAACCTTGAAGCAGCTGAAGAAGTTGCCCGTCAATTACGTCTTCGTGATTTAGGTGGTTTAGTGGTAATTGATTTCATCGATATGACGCCAGTTCGTCATCAACGTGAAGTTGAAAACCGTATGCGCGATGCTGTTCGTCCAGATAGAGCTCGAATTCAATTAAGCCGAATTTCAAAATTTGGTTTATTAGAAATGTCTCGTCAACGTTTACGTCCTTCAATTGGTGAAACAAGCCAAGGTGTTTGTCCACGTTGTAGTGGTACAGGTAACGTACGTGGTGTTGAGTCTTTAGCATTATCAATTTTGCGTTTAATGGAAGAAGAAGCCATTAAAGACAAAACCTCACAAGTTCATGCTCAAGTACCGGTACCAGTAGCCACTTACTTGTTGAATGAAAAACGTAATGCTGTTGGCCACATTGAAAAGAGCCACGATGTTAAAGTATTAATTTTGGCAAATACTGACATGGACACTCCTCAGTACGAAGTTGTACGTGTACGTGATGACGAGACTATGGCTGAGGCTAGCTATGAAATGAAACTTAACACTACTGCACCAGAAGAAGCGGTAATGCCTAAGTTCCAAAAAGAAGTAGTTAAACGTGATGAGCCTGTATTACAAGGTATGTCAGCACCATCAAAACCTTCTCCTGCTAATGTGCCAGCTAAAACATCGCACAAAAAAGTTGAGAAGCAAGCTTCAGCAGGTTTAATTGCCGGCATTGTTGCATTCTTTAAGTCTCTATTTGCTACTGAAGTAAAAGCACCAGAGAAAAAGCCTGCACAAGGTAATAGAAAACCTCATGATAACCGTGAACGTCGTAACCGTAAACCACGTAACCAACAACGCCGTGGCAAAGGTCAAGATCGTGAACGCGAGCAAAATGACAACCGAAATCAGAAAGACAATCGCAACGTTAAAGACAGAGATCAAAAAGCTGCCCAGCCTAAAAAGCAACAGCCTAAAAAGCAGCAAGCCAGTCAAAATGACAAGCAAGCAGATAAGCCTAAAGAAGCAAAAGTAGCAGAGCGTCGTCAACGTCGTAATACTCGTAAAAAAGTACGTGTACAAGATCAAAACGAACAAGCTACAAATCAGCAAACTGAAGCGCCAAAACAAGCAGCGAATAAAGCTAATGTTAAAGCTGAGCCTGTTGAACAAAATGTTGTTACTAACGATGTACAAATTGATGCTGTTAATGATGAAAACCAGGGTAAAGAACAACGAGTAAGAAATCGTCGTTCTCCTAGACACTTACGTTCGCACGGTCAACGTCGTCGTAAAGAAAAATTAGAATCAACAGAAGCTGAAATTGAAAATACAATTGTTGACGAAAGAACAACTGAAGATCCTGTAGTAGCACGCTACCCTAGCGTTACTGAAGAAGTACAAACGACTTTAGATCTTGAAACACCAGCTGACTTTGTTGAACAACCTGTAGTAGTGAACGAAGAAGTAGTTACTGCTGAAGATGAAAATAAAACTGACGAACAGCAACAGGACTTGCCTTTAACTGAAGAAGTTAAAGCTGAAAAAGTTGTAGCTGAAGAAGTTGTAGCTGAAAAAGTTGTAGCTGAAGAAGTTGTAGCTGAAGAAGTTAAAGCTGAAGAAGTTAAAACTGAAGAAGTTAAAACTGAAGAAGTTAAAGCTGAAGAAGTTAAAGCTGAAGAAGTTAAAGCTGAAGAAGTTAAAGCTGAAGAAGTTAAAGCTGAAGAAGTTAAAGCTGAAGAAGTTGTAGCTGAAGAAGTTAAAGCTGAAGAAGTTAAAGCTGAAGAAGTTAAAGCTGAAGAAGTTAAAGCTGATGAAGTTAAAGCTGATGAAGTTGTAGCTGAAGAAGTTAAAGCTGATGAAGTTGTAGCTGAACCAGTGAAGAAAAAAGCAGCTAAGCCAAAAGCTAAAACTACAAAAGCAAAAGCAAAAGCAAAACCTGCAGCTAAATCAGCAAAAGGTAAAGCACATGCCGCAATGGCAAAACCTGCACCTGTAGAGGTTGGAGAACAAGTAATTCCAACATCAGCACTATCTAGTGCTGAACGAACACAAGTAACACGCTCTGAAAAAGCAGCAGCAACAGCCTTTGCCTCAAGCAAGAGTTCAGCGGGACCTACAAAGCCTGGTGCTCAGTAA